Below is a genomic region from Telmatobacter sp. DSM 110680.
CGAAGACAGATCGTTTGAAATGCGATTCGATTTCATTCGCCATCGGCTGGTTCTTGAAACGAGTGACGATGTTGTCAAGACGCTTCCACTGGAGCCTCGCAGCGTTGCCGACTTTTACAGGGAGTGTTTTGCGATGCTCGAATCGGCTGGAATCAAAGTCAAGATCTGGCCGATGCCGGTGGAGATTCCGAATCCCATCCGGTTCGATCAGGATCACGAACATTCTTCCTACGACCCAGAGGCAGTGGGCAGATTCTGGCGAATCCTGCTTTCGGTAGACGCCGTCTTCCAGCAATTCCGGGCGAGATTTGTCGGCAAATGCAGTCCGGTGCATTTCTTCTGGGGAAGTTTTGATCTTGCCGTCACGCGATTTTCGGGGCGTAAGGCTCCACCACGAGAAGGAGCGGACTCGATCACCCGTGAAGCCTATTCGCATGAAGTCAGCAGCGTAGGATTCTGGCCCGGTGCAGGCATCACAGGGCCAGCCTTCTATTCCTACATGGCGCCAACGCCAGAGGGATTCCGCGACGCGAAGGTCCTTCCGGAAGCCGCTCATTTTGACACAGGCATGGGCGAATTCCTCGTCATGTACGACGACATCCGCGCAGCTGCGTCTCCGAGCGATGCCCTGCTCGACTTCTGCCAGAGCACGTATGAGGCAGGAGCGAAGGCTGCAAAATGGGACCGCGACAGCCTGGAAAGGAGTAACCCCGTCTGATTCATTTGGCAGATCAGTGCTGCTTCAAATCTGCGAGGTTGTAGGCGTCCAGTCTCACCCCTGGCCTCTCGCCTCGTGTGTCCGCATCTTCGAGTGATATGGATATTGTTCGCTTCTCGCCCGGCATGAGCGCGATGTAGTTGTCGGTGTAGAGTGCCGGTAATATCAGATCGCCTGTTTTGCTGCGCACGGCTTTCACGCGCACCATCAGTGCAGGCACCTTCGATGCATTGTGCAGTTCCACTGTGATCTGCCACTGTGCGCCGCTTTGCTTGATCTTCGTCTTGATTTCGACCTTTGCAGCGGACAGGTCACATATCCCCTGGTAGTCGCCTTCCGTTTGTCCGTGCAGATAAAAATTGGACGAAACGATCTCATCACGGCGAGACAGCGTCAAGCGAATGAAGTGTGTACGCGCCAGCCCGCCAGGAAATTCCAATTTCATCGGAGATTCAGTCGTGTCTTCGTGACTGTCTAATGTAACCTTCTTTTCCCATTTCACCGATCCATCAAGATCGATCACCTGTGCATGTGCCGACAAGCCGGTCTGATCCCCGGCGTTGTAGTTCACAACTTCTACCGCATCCGTTGCTGCATTCCACTGGATGTGCAACGGCTCTGCAGCCTTCTTGGCGCCGTAGTAGCCCGCATCGGTGTCGAAAAAATAGTCATACGTCTGCCACAAGAGCGAGGGCCACGCGGGATGACTCATCCATATCAGCAGGCCGAGTCGATTCTTGCTCTGTCCTTCGAACATCCCGCGATACGCATCGTAATCGACAAACTGCGCGAAACTCACCCACTTATCAATATTCGTTGCTCCGCCATATTGCTTATCTACCGCAGTGGTAAATGGATTCTGCTCATGGTAATCGTGGAGAGGCCACTGATAGCCCTGCGGCCACATCGCCGATTCAGGCATCGTCCGCCGCAGATCATCCATCTCCACCACGTTGGGTGAACCCATCTCGCTGTGCAGCTTTGTCGGCGCATTTTCGAAGTAATAGCGCAGAGGTTCTACGCGATAAGGCCCATGTCCGCTGACGGGTCCATCCGCCGAACTGGAAATGTAATGCGATCCCGGCGCGAGCGTAGCCACCAGATTGCGCAGTCCGTCGTCGATCGGTTGCGGCGGAAA
It encodes:
- a CDS encoding DUF5996 family protein, whose protein sequence is MNITDRPECWPALPLDSWRDTCATLHMWTQIVGKIRMRLTPLVNHWWNVPLYVTARGLTTSCIPYEDRSFEMRFDFIRHRLVLETSDDVVKTLPLEPRSVADFYRECFAMLESAGIKVKIWPMPVEIPNPIRFDQDHEHSSYDPEAVGRFWRILLSVDAVFQQFRARFVGKCSPVHFFWGSFDLAVTRFSGRKAPPREGADSITREAYSHEVSSVGFWPGAGITGPAFYSYMAPTPEGFRDAKVLPEAAHFDTGMGEFLVMYDDIRAAASPSDALLDFCQSTYEAGAKAAKWDRDSLERSNPV